One genomic region from Candidatus Rokuibacteriota bacterium encodes:
- a CDS encoding PhzF family phenazine biosynthesis protein: MRQTVAVLQIDAFSSRPLGGNPAGVVLEADGLSERQMRGVAGELNVAETAFLTRAGQPGADHRLRWFTPSGKEVSFCGHATVATVHALAETGRLKRERVVFDTLGGLLPVTVDRTATGSLIWLEPVVPTCILYSEPLAPVLDALGLVTDALATWARPALTPERDLLLPAAGLGVLKSLAPDMQRLGRLGSDGGIRGFCLTSLETVEPASLIHSRFFAPHYGIPEDPVTGSVHASLPVWLWQASRLKPEGDVAAFTAEQGDFLDRPGRVRVELHLARGQPARVRVGGQAVTVLSGTIRVR, translated from the coding sequence ATGAGACAGACCGTCGCCGTCCTCCAGATCGACGCGTTCAGCTCGCGTCCCCTCGGCGGTAACCCCGCGGGAGTGGTCCTCGAGGCCGACGGGCTCTCGGAGAGGCAGATGCGCGGGGTCGCGGGCGAGCTGAACGTGGCCGAGACCGCGTTCCTCACGCGAGCGGGCCAACCGGGCGCCGATCACCGCCTCAGGTGGTTCACGCCGTCGGGAAAAGAGGTCAGCTTCTGCGGTCACGCGACCGTCGCGACGGTACACGCGCTCGCGGAGACTGGCCGCCTGAAGCGGGAGCGCGTGGTCTTCGACACCCTGGGAGGCCTGCTCCCCGTGACCGTCGACAGAACCGCGACGGGAAGCCTGATCTGGCTCGAGCCCGTCGTTCCAACCTGTATTCTCTACTCGGAGCCTCTGGCGCCGGTCCTCGACGCCCTCGGGCTCGTGACGGATGCGCTCGCGACATGGGCTCGGCCCGCGCTCACGCCCGAACGCGATCTGCTTCTCCCCGCTGCGGGGCTTGGAGTCCTGAAATCGCTCGCCCCCGACATGCAACGCCTGGGACGCCTCGGCAGCGACGGGGGCATCCGCGGCTTCTGCCTCACCTCGCTCGAGACGGTCGAGCCCGCCTCGCTGATCCATAGCCGCTTCTTCGCGCCCCACTACGGGATCCCCGAGGACCCCGTGACCGGATCGGTCCACGCCTCGCTGCCAGTCTGGCTCTGGCAGGCCAGCCGCCTGAAGCCAGAGGGGGATGTCGCAGCGTTCACCGCCGAGCAGGGCGACTTCCTCGACCGTCCCGGTCGGGTCAGGGTGGAGCTCCACCTGGCTCGGGGCCAGCCCGCGCGTGTCAGGGTCGGCGGCCAGGCCGTCACCGTGCTCTCGGGGACGATCCGGGTCCGATAG
- a CDS encoding squalene/phytoene synthase family protein, whose protein sequence is MRGDLLRDLLKQVSRTFYLSLAILPRPLRSPVGLAYLFARAADTIADTRLISREERLRHLESLGAELRGETPSRLEEIIRGCTGPNPHAGERQLLRRLPDCFARYRELEKGDRERIQTLLLTITDGMSFDLTTFPGEDESRLVALEARQDLDRYTYLVAGCVGEFWTEIHMAHRRRLANWDARTMKERGVRFGKGLQMTNVLRDLARDLRIGRCYLPRQDLARLGLEPADLLDPAAIARVRPLLSELLALTLEHYEAGWAYTLAIPRAEWRMRLACAWPLLIGLRTLALLAESPNLLDSRQPIKISRHAVNAILARSLLLVWSNAFMAREARRLRARIPI, encoded by the coding sequence ATGCGGGGGGACCTTCTGCGAGACCTCCTCAAGCAGGTCAGCCGCACTTTCTACCTCTCGCTCGCCATCCTCCCGCGCCCGCTCCGCTCGCCCGTCGGCCTCGCCTACCTCTTCGCCCGAGCCGCCGACACGATCGCCGACACGCGCCTGATCAGCCGCGAGGAGCGGCTCCGCCACCTCGAAAGCCTCGGGGCCGAGCTCCGGGGCGAGACGCCGTCGCGCCTCGAGGAGATCATCCGGGGCTGCACCGGCCCCAACCCCCACGCCGGGGAGCGCCAGCTGCTCCGGCGGCTCCCCGACTGCTTCGCGCGTTACCGCGAGCTGGAGAAGGGTGATCGGGAGCGGATCCAGACACTCCTCCTCACGATCACCGACGGCATGAGCTTCGATCTCACGACGTTCCCGGGTGAGGACGAGAGCCGACTGGTAGCCCTCGAGGCCCGCCAGGACCTCGACCGCTACACTTACCTGGTGGCGGGTTGCGTGGGGGAGTTCTGGACCGAGATCCACATGGCCCACCGGCGCCGGCTCGCGAACTGGGACGCCCGGACGATGAAGGAGCGGGGCGTGAGGTTCGGGAAGGGGCTCCAGATGACGAACGTCCTGAGGGATCTGGCGCGGGACCTCAGGATCGGCCGCTGCTACCTCCCGCGCCAGGACCTGGCGCGACTCGGCCTCGAGCCGGCCGACCTCCTGGACCCTGCGGCAATCGCGAGGGTGCGCCCGCTGCTGAGCGAACTTCTGGCGCTGACCCTCGAGCACTACGAGGCCGGGTGGGCCTACACGCTCGCCATCCCGCGGGCCGAGTGGCGGATGCGCCTCGCCTGCGCCTGGCCGCTCCTGATCGGCCTCAGGACGCTGGCGCTGCTGGCCGAGTCCCCCAACCTCCTCGATTCCCGGCAGCCGATCAAGATCTCCCGTCACGCGGTGAACGCGATCCTGGCGCGCTCGCTCCTGCTGGTGTGGTCCAACGCGTTTATGGCGCGGGAAGCGCGGCGGCTCAGGGCACGGATTCCGATATGA
- a CDS encoding dienelactone hydrolase family protein, producing the protein MHTLDPVSLSRRDILKIGVGTTAGYAIAANPVLAQAIRTDTGGLAAADIRVQSGRDLIPAYEARPGAAGKSPVIVVISEIWGVHEYIKDVCRRFAKVGYYAIAPEMFQREGGVGHLPNIQDILKIVLNVSRKQILQDLSTTADHARKQAAARADRVGVTGFCWGGSTTIQFAAHYKDLGAAVAWYGPPARPYKDDPPKTGFDVLHEITCPFLGLFGEEDRNPPPEDVRKFEELLKRHNKNVEIVLYKGAGHAFHADYRPSYRAEAAKDGWARCLAWFDKHLKA; encoded by the coding sequence ATGCACACGCTCGACCCGGTCAGCCTCAGTCGGCGCGACATCCTCAAAATCGGAGTCGGGACCACGGCGGGGTACGCCATCGCGGCGAACCCCGTCCTCGCCCAGGCCATCCGGACCGATACCGGGGGGCTGGCCGCCGCGGACATCAGGGTGCAGAGCGGGCGCGACCTGATCCCCGCCTACGAGGCCCGGCCCGGGGCGGCGGGCAAGTCTCCCGTCATCGTGGTCATCTCCGAGATCTGGGGCGTCCACGAGTACATCAAGGATGTCTGCCGGCGGTTCGCCAAGGTCGGCTACTACGCCATTGCTCCGGAGATGTTCCAGCGGGAAGGCGGTGTGGGACACCTCCCCAACATCCAGGACATCTTGAAGATCGTGCTGAACGTCTCCCGGAAGCAGATCCTCCAGGATCTCAGCACGACCGCTGACCACGCCCGGAAGCAGGCCGCAGCCCGCGCCGACCGCGTGGGGGTCACCGGCTTCTGCTGGGGCGGGAGCACCACGATCCAGTTCGCTGCTCACTACAAGGACCTCGGCGCCGCGGTGGCCTGGTACGGCCCACCGGCGCGCCCCTACAAGGACGACCCGCCGAAGACCGGCTTCGACGTCCTCCACGAGATCACCTGCCCGTTCCTCGGCCTCTTCGGCGAGGAGGACAGGAACCCGCCCCCGGAGGACGTCCGGAAGTTCGAAGAGTTGCTCAAGCGCCACAACAAGAACGTGGAGATAGTGCTCTACAAGGGCGCCGGGCACGCCTTCCACGCGGACTACCGACCGAGCTACCGCGCCGAGGCCGCCAAGGACGGCTGGGCGCGCTGCCTAGCCTGGTTCGACAAGCACCTGAAAGCGTAG
- a CDS encoding PD-(D/E)XK nuclease family protein, with translation MPDLANEFSWSRSRDNLFQECRRKYYYHYYGAWGGWETDAPEEARKLYVLKQLSSRQQWAGKVVHEGVEWALRALYEGRELPESWLIEESVKRMRREWKASSERRYWQSPKAGGLFEHEYRVQVRAEDWQVLRDHVIRCLRNFYRLPLLAEIRKAPRDRWVLIEEIRAFDFEGTPVYGAPDFAYWTEAARLALVDWKTGAPDPDGSALQLGGYALYAQEVLRVEPARVDLLEVNLREGTVHQHPWDAGKLEAVREHLRLSMRGMRAWLRDPEANLAAMDDFEKTEDLRICRWCNFRAVCRPEL, from the coding sequence ATGCCTGACCTGGCGAACGAGTTCTCCTGGTCGCGGAGCCGCGACAACCTCTTCCAGGAGTGCCGGCGGAAGTACTACTACCACTACTACGGCGCCTGGGGCGGCTGGGAGACCGACGCGCCCGAGGAGGCGCGGAAGCTTTACGTCCTCAAGCAGCTCAGCTCCCGCCAGCAGTGGGCCGGCAAGGTGGTTCACGAGGGCGTGGAGTGGGCCCTCCGCGCCCTCTACGAGGGGCGAGAGCTTCCCGAGTCCTGGCTCATCGAGGAGAGCGTGAAGCGGATGCGCCGGGAGTGGAAGGCCTCGAGCGAGCGCCGGTACTGGCAGAGCCCCAAGGCGGGCGGCCTCTTCGAGCACGAGTACCGGGTTCAGGTGAGGGCGGAGGACTGGCAGGTCCTCCGCGACCACGTGATCCGCTGCCTCAGGAACTTCTACCGGCTCCCGCTCCTCGCCGAGATCCGGAAGGCCCCGCGCGACCGCTGGGTGCTCATCGAGGAGATCCGCGCCTTCGACTTCGAGGGGACCCCGGTGTACGGCGCCCCCGACTTCGCCTACTGGACCGAGGCCGCGCGCCTGGCGCTGGTGGACTGGAAGACCGGGGCGCCGGATCCCGACGGGAGCGCGCTCCAGCTCGGGGGGTACGCGTTGTACGCCCAGGAGGTCCTGCGCGTGGAGCCTGCCCGCGTGGACCTCCTCGAAGTGAACCTCCGTGAGGGCACCGTTCACCAGCACCCCTGGGACGCGGGGAAGCTCGAGGCCGTGAGGGAGCACCTCAGGCTCTCGATGCGCGGGATGCGCGCCTGGCTCCGCGACCCGGAGGCGAACCTGGCGGCCATGGACGACTTCGAGAAGACCGAGGACCTCAGAATCTGTCGTTGGTGTAACTTCCGCGCCGTCTGCCGCCCCGAGCTCTGA